One window from the genome of Drosophila albomicans strain 15112-1751.03 chromosome 2L, ASM965048v2, whole genome shotgun sequence encodes:
- the LOC117564182 gene encoding LOW QUALITY PROTEIN: adenylate kinase isoenzyme 5 (The sequence of the model RefSeq protein was modified relative to this genomic sequence to represent the inferred CDS: inserted 1 base in 1 codon), with translation MGICLDTDASAAQDTGEPGNDWNHTRNQDGQNAAAGNAMAMNANGRLGSANIGAIDMQNAGKIKFDPPKVPVIFVLGGPGSGKVTHCDTFMQERRGVTHINMMDLLQQYAMGNDMQDFSQLSSKTVTEVLMLEMKMAPAAKAYLISGYPRSMRDVVEYSEKIQVVNGVILISWRQSVLQKQIDYGAKLGHVVLSLAKMELENFFKNVMPVADYFDQSDMLLAVNGERAPTEVYKDFRTAVLDILSALENQEAMLNGVTVTVDRRSVADQNQNAPADAADDRNVTNAVISHIAANAATAAATLRTGGTTADDDSGVVVTQQPKLSHAGTSMDASDEPEPAIPPIIWVIGGPGSNKATLCLKAVGLNPGWSHISVGRLLRNITDTAPRANTESYAVKEALAAGEMAPEKTLNQLLDNNIRQLRGKTGIIIDGYPRNLQQVKYFENKYKQIPPTILLDCSKLQLGRGRIDDTVSSFRRRLELFREQTLPMLKTMDTSNRLQIVDGDTDXPSVQREFERLIRNHIQQLTNKVPEGEAVTESLGNHVMRNEQTDAILHDLETNVPGSVPTISHHVSMMNGHLKNRGSALAGSKRPTQMMNGHAPGRPGTGPVAPLAQPVDFRHMLEEAERYPVDSYM, from the exons ATGCCAGCGCGGCACAAGATACCGGCGAACCAGGCAACGATTGGAATCATACACGGAATCAAGATGGCCAAAATGCCGCAGCTGGCAACGCAATGGCAATGAATGCCAATGGCCGTCTTGGTTCGGCCAATATCGGCGCTATCGATATGCAAAATGCTGGAAAAATCAAATTCGATCCGCCGAAAGTGCCAGTGATATTTGTTTTAGGCGGCCCAGGTAGTGGAAAGGTCACCCATTGCGATACCTTCATGCAGGAGCGACGCGGCGTTACACACATCAATATGATGGATTTGCTGCAGCAATATGCAATGGGAAATG ATATGCAAGACTTTTCGCAACTATCGTCGAAAACAGTCACCGAAGTGTTGATgttggaaatgaaaatggctcCAGCTGCCAAAGCCTATCTGATATCAGGATATCCACGTTCCATGCGCGACGTTGTTGAATATTCAGAGAAG ATACAAGTCGTTAATGGGGTTATCCTAATATCTTGGCGTCAATCTGTGCTACAGAAACAAATTGATTATGGCGCTAAATTAGGTCATGTTGTACTCTCCTTAGCCAAAATGGAATTGGAAAATTTCTTCAAAAATGTGATGCCAGTCGCCGACTATTTTGATCAGAGTGATATGCTGTTGGCC GTGAATGGCGAGCGGGCACCGACAGAGGTATATAAAGACTTTCGCACCGCAGTGCTAGACATATTGAGCGCGCTAGAGAATCAAGAGGCCATGCTGAACGGAGTTACAG TCACTGTAGATCGCAGGTCAGTTGCCGATCAGAATCAGAATGCTCCTGCAGATGCTGCAGATGATCGCAATGTCACGAACGCTGTGATATCTCACATAGCCGCCAATGCGgccacagcagcggcaacactACGAACAGGCGGCACAACTGCGGACGATGACAGTGGCGTGGTTGTCACCCAGCAGCCCAAGCTCAGCCATGCCGGCACCAGCATGGATGCCAGCGATGAACCCGAGCCAGCAATTCCGCCCATCATTTGGGTGATCGGTGGCCCGGGCAGCAATAAGGCGACGCTCTGCCTGAAGGCCGTTGGCCTCAATCCAGGCTGGTCGCACATCAG CGTGGGACGACTTCTTCGGAATATTACGGATACTGCGCCACGTGCCAATACCGAGAGCTATGCGGTCAAGGAAGCTCTGGCTGCAGGCGAGATGGCTCCAGAGAAGACACTGAATCAGCTGCTGGACAATAATATCCGGCAGTTGCGTGGCAAAACTGGCATCATCATCGACGGCTATCCGCGTAACCTGCAACAAGTCAAATACTTTGAGAACAAG TACAAACAAATTCCGCCCACAATCCTGCTGGACTGTTCAAAGCTGCAATTGGGACGCGGACGAATTGACGACACTGTCTCCTCGTTTCGACGACGCCTGGAGTTGTTTCGTGAACAGACGCTGCCCATGCTTAAAACTATGGATACAAGCAATCGACTGCAGATT GTGGATGGGGATACGG AGCCCTCCGTACAGCGGGAGTTTGAACGACTCATACGCAATCACATACAACAGTTGACCAATAAGGTGCCTGAAGGTGAAGCCGTCACTGAGTCGCTGGGCAATCATGTGATGCGCAACGAGCAGACCGATGCAATACTGCACGATCTGGAGACGAATGTACCGGGATCGGTGCCCACGATCAGCCACCATGTGAGCATGATGAATGGTCACCTAAAGAACCGGGGCAGTGCATTAGCTGGTTCTAAACGACCCACCCAGATGATGAACGGCCATGCACCGGGACGACCTGGTACTGGACCTGTAGCACCTCTTGCCCAACCTGTCGATTTTCGGCACATGCTCGAAGAGGCCGAACGATATCCGGTGGACTCGTATATGTAG